TCGCTGCCGCCCGAAATCCGCGCCAATGTCGACGCGAAATACCATCTGGATCGACCGGTTTTAACGCAGTATGTTTTGTATCTGGGGGATCTCCTTCGCGGAAACCTCGGCCCCTCCTATAAATATTTAGGCCGCAACGTCGATGATATCATTCGCGATACCCTGCCGGTTTCGGCGCAGCTCGGCCTCTGGGCGGTTTTGATCTCGGTGATCGCGGGCGTCGGCGCCGGGATCGTCGCCGCCGCTCGTCCGCGCTCCTGGGCGGATCACGCCGGGATGTTCCTGGCCACGATCGGAATCTCGGTCCCGAATTTCGTGATCGGGACCTTCCTGATCATGATCTTCAGCTACCGGCTTCATCTGTTTCCCGCGGCGCTGTGGGAAGGATGGCGCTACAGCGTGCTTCCCGCCGTCACCCTGGCCTTGCTTCCGGCGGCGTATATCGCGCGACTGACACGGTCGAGCATGCTTGAGATTCTCGATAAAGAGTTCATCCGGACGGTCCGGGCCAACGGGTTCGGCGAAGGGCGGGTCCTTTTAAAACATGCCTTGAAAAATTCGATCACGCCGGTGGTGTCCTTCCTGGGTCCCTTGACGGCGACCCTGGTGACCGGGTCCTTCGTGGTCGAGTTCATTTTTTCGGTCCCGGGGATGGGGCGGTACTTTATCACGGCCGTGACGAACCGGGATTATCCGTTGATCATGGGAGTGACCTTGGTCTACGCCGTCCTGATCGTTGCGGCGAATATCGTCGTGGACCTGGCCTACATGTGGCTTGATCCACGGATGCGGATTAAGGATCAATAGCGGGTGGTGGGGCGCGCCATCATAAACAGGCCGAACGGGGCTGGGTCCATGAGGCGACTCGGCTTACGTTTGGGCTACCCGGCTTGGCGAAGGACGCGGCCCGCAGGGTCAATTTTCCGTCGAGCCCCTTCGGAAAATTGAGCGGCCGAGCCTAGCCGGGTCAAACGAAAGCCGTTGGAGCCGATGGGTA
This genomic window from Nitrospiria bacterium contains:
- a CDS encoding ABC transporter permease translates to MIRFILGRLAWGVPVLWLVATATFILMHVVPGGPFDQEKSLPPEIRANVDAKYHLDRPVLTQYVLYLGDLLRGNLGPSYKYLGRNVDDIIRDTLPVSAQLGLWAVLISVIAGVGAGIVAAARPRSWADHAGMFLATIGISVPNFVIGTFLIMIFSYRLHLFPAALWEGWRYSVLPAVTLALLPAAYIARLTRSSMLEILDKEFIRTVRANGFGEGRVLLKHALKNSITPVVSFLGPLTATLVTGSFVVEFIFSVPGMGRYFITAVTNRDYPLIMGVTLVYAVLIVAANIVVDLAYMWLDPRMRIKDQ